A region of the Litchfieldia alkalitelluris genome:
AGGCAGCACAAGTAGGTGCAGCTTTTGCGCTTGACCGTGAGAAGGATTATGTATTGCCATATTACAGAGATATGGGCGTTGTTCTTGCTTTTGGGATGACTGCCACTGAACTAATGCTTTCAGGCTTCGCTAAACACGAAGATCCAAACTCTGGGGGAAGACAAATGCCTGGCCATTTTGGACAAAAGAAAAACCGAATTATCACAGGTTCTTCTCCTGTAACTACTCAAGTACCACATGCAGTTGGTGTCGCACTTGGAGGACGTATGGAAGGAAAAGACATCGTTTCTTTCGTTACATTTGGAGAGGGATCTTCCAATCAAGGTGATTTCCACGAGGGAGCAAATTTTGCAGCAGTTCATAAGCTTCCTGTTATCTTCATGTGTGAAAATAATAAATATGCGATTTCTGTACCTTATGAAAAACAAGTGGCTTGTGAGAAAATTTCAGATCGGGCAATTGGCTATGGAATGCCTGGTGTAACAGTAGACGGAAATTGTCCATTAGAGGTATATGCAGCAGTTAAGGAAGCTGCCGATCGTGGTCGCCGTGGTGAAGGTCCGACATTAATTGAAGCAATTTCTTATCGTCTAACACCACATTCTTCAGATGACGATGATCGTTCATATCGTGAGCAAGATGAAGTGGCTGAAGCGAAGAAGAAAGATCCTATTTTATCATTTGTAGCGTATTTAAAAGAGGTTGGCGCTTTAACAGAAGAACTTGAGAAAGAAATTAACGATCGTGTACAACAACAAGTAAATGAAGCGACAGATTATGCAGAAAGTGCACCATATTCTGAGCCTGAATATGCTTTAGAGCATGTATATGGGAAACAGTAAGGGGGAAAAACGATGCCTGTAATATCTTATATTGATGCTGTCACAATGGCGATAAGAGAAGAGATGGAAAGAGACTCGAAAGTTTTTGTTTTAGGAGAAGATGTGGGGAGAAAAGGTGGAGTATTTAAAGCAACAAATGGTTTGTACAGCCAATTTGGTGAAGATCGTGTTATTGATACTCCGCTAGCTGAATCTGCCATTGCTGGTGTGGGAATTGGTGCTGCAATGTATGGTATGCGACCGATTGCTGAAATGCAATTTGCTGACTTTATCATGCCTGCAGTTAATCAGATTATTTCGGAAGCAGCGAAAATTCGTTATCGTTCTAATAATGATTTTCATTGTCCAATTACAATTCGTGCCCCTTACGGTGGTGGTGTACATGGTGCTTTATATCATTCGCAATCAGTTGAGGCTGTTTTTGCAAATCAACCTGGTTTAAAGATTGTTATGCCTTCAACTCCTTATGATGTAAAAGGATTACTAAAGGCTGCTATACGTGACGATGATCCGGTTCTTTTCTTTGAACATAAGCGCGCTTATCGACTTATTAAGGGTGAGGTTCCTGATGATGATTACGTGCTTCCAATTGGGAAAGCTGATGTCAAACGTGAAGGTGACGACTTAACCGTTATTACTTACGGACTATGTGTTCACTTTGCTTTGCAGGCGGCTGAACGTCTTGCGAAGGATGGGATCTCAGTTCATATTCTTGATTTACGCACAGTGTATCCACTTGATAAAGAGGCGATTATCGAGGCGGCTTCTAAGACCGGTAAGGTACTGTTAATTACAGAGGATAATAAAGAGGGAAGTATCATAAGTGAGGTTTCAGCAATTATTGCTGAAAACTGCTTGTTCGAATTAGATGCGCCGATCAAACGTTTAGCGGGTCCTGATGTACCTGCAATGCCATATGCACCAACAATGGAGAAATACTTTATGGTGAACCCTGATAAGGTTGAGAAAGCAATGAGAGAACTTGCAGCCTTTTAGAAGGTAAGTAGGAAAAGTTTCTGATTTGAAAAAGGAGGTTTGACCATTGACAGTTGAAAAAATCACCATGCCACAGCTTGGGGAAAGTGTAACAGAAGGAACGGTAAGTAAGTGGTTAGTATCAGTTGGAGATCATGTAAATAAATATGACCCGCTTCTTGAAGTAATGACAGATAAGGTAAATGCAGAGGTACCATCTTCTTTCGCAGGAGTAATTAAGGAACTACTAGCAGAAGAGGGAGATACATTAGCTGTAGGTGAGGCTATTTGTACTATTGAGATTGAAGGTACAGAAGTAATAAAACAAAAATCTAGTAGTGCAGCTAAAGATGAACCGGTGAGTAACCATTCGGTTGAAGCAAAAGCTG
Encoded here:
- a CDS encoding alpha-ketoacid dehydrogenase subunit beta, giving the protein MPVISYIDAVTMAIREEMERDSKVFVLGEDVGRKGGVFKATNGLYSQFGEDRVIDTPLAESAIAGVGIGAAMYGMRPIAEMQFADFIMPAVNQIISEAAKIRYRSNNDFHCPITIRAPYGGGVHGALYHSQSVEAVFANQPGLKIVMPSTPYDVKGLLKAAIRDDDPVLFFEHKRAYRLIKGEVPDDDYVLPIGKADVKREGDDLTVITYGLCVHFALQAAERLAKDGISVHILDLRTVYPLDKEAIIEAASKTGKVLLITEDNKEGSIISEVSAIIAENCLFELDAPIKRLAGPDVPAMPYAPTMEKYFMVNPDKVEKAMRELAAF
- a CDS encoding thiamine pyrophosphate-dependent dehydrogenase E1 component subunit alpha — its product is MTTNRHQVLGLSDKNVIEIYETMLLARKIDERMWLLNRAGKIPFVISCQGQEAAQVGAAFALDREKDYVLPYYRDMGVVLAFGMTATELMLSGFAKHEDPNSGGRQMPGHFGQKKNRIITGSSPVTTQVPHAVGVALGGRMEGKDIVSFVTFGEGSSNQGDFHEGANFAAVHKLPVIFMCENNKYAISVPYEKQVACEKISDRAIGYGMPGVTVDGNCPLEVYAAVKEAADRGRRGEGPTLIEAISYRLTPHSSDDDDRSYREQDEVAEAKKKDPILSFVAYLKEVGALTEELEKEINDRVQQQVNEATDYAESAPYSEPEYALEHVYGKQ